AACCTAATAGGTTACCTCCCAGTCCGCATTGACCCTCTCTCAGCGAGGTTGCTATAGTTCACGTATTCCCTCGAGTCTAGAGCCCTGGCTATGAAAACACGTCCCCCAAAAAAGCGAACTTCTTCCACGAAACCTCCTCGCGCAACACCTCCTAAACGTTCAGTGACTGCTCGAAAGAGAAGTCCAAAAAATGGAAAGTATCCGGATATTCGCCGTGATCTTGAACGCCAGCGGGAGGCAATCCTTAATGAGACTGAGGAAGTCCTAACACATCGTGGTGACATCGAGCCGTTTCCCGACGTCAGTGACCAAGCGTCTGCCGAGGTCGATCAGAACTTTTCGATGCGCATTCGCGACCGCGAACGGAAGCTGCTCAAGAAAATTGATGAAGCCCTGGAACGAATGGATGCAGCCACATACGGCATTTGCGAGCGCTGCGGCGGAGACATCCCGTACAAACGCCTCAAAGCCCGTCCCGTCACGACCCTCTGCATCGAGTGCAAAACCCTCCAGGAACAGGAAGAAAAAACTCGAGGCTGAGTTCGTTCTTTTTCGGTATTAGAAGTGCAGCGCGACTCCACCCACCAGATGAATCATTGAATGCTATATCGTCCCAATTAGGAATCCGTTTCATATCGGAATATGTACCAGCCCTGCGTCCACTTCGCTTCACCAAAGAGGGCTAGGTGCTGGATCACAAAGAACGTGAGACCCGTCAATGCCTGAACGGATGGGGAATAGCTGGTCTCCTCGTAGCCCTGTCTTGATAAGCGAGCCCGCTGAGAACCTCCGCTGATACCCACATAGGGATACCATCGCCCCTAAGGACTCTAGCCTATTTTTTTAAC
The sequence above is drawn from the Nitrospira sp. genome and encodes:
- the dksA gene encoding RNA polymerase-binding protein DksA, giving the protein MKTRPPKKRTSSTKPPRATPPKRSVTARKRSPKNGKYPDIRRDLERQREAILNETEEVLTHRGDIEPFPDVSDQASAEVDQNFSMRIRDRERKLLKKIDEALERMDAATYGICERCGGDIPYKRLKARPVTTLCIECKTLQEQEEKTRG